The genomic region TAGCTTGTGTCAGTTGCTCAATatgtattagaaaaaaattacatactgaaagtaaGTTAGTATAAGTCTTTTAAAATAGCATAAGCTGTTTTGGGTTTCAAGTATACCATACATAAATATTAATAAAcctttgaaataaatttaattatttaggaTATTACAAAAGAATAATCTACATGAACTGCAAGAAATAAATCTTCTATCAGCCAAAGAAATGGGCATATTACATTATTTGTGTTCACTAGGGAGCATATTAACAAAGATTGTAACTTTTGGAATTCAGTAATATTTGCTGATGAAAATAAACTTGTTTGGGTCCGATAGACTAAagaactaaaactaaaaaaaatgaaagcaCGTAGGAGGTGGAGTGATGATGTGGGGGTGTATGTTGTCTGCAGGAGTACGTAACATGCATTTTATTAACAGTAATATGAACCAATACATATATTTGGATATACTAACACATCGTCTCACTGCTAGTGCTCAAAAATTACGTATCGATGATAATTACCCATTTTATCAGGACATTGATCCAAAACATAtatgtgaaatttaataaaaaattttcttcttggtaaaaggtatattactttaaaaagccctaaagggctacaaacatgtgaacaaaacgttttcgctctgtaacaagagcatcatcagcatagttaagaggtggcaggcaacaatataacataatgacctaattaccttttgacccacttacaacgtgtggtaGTCATATGTTGCTTTAGGGCTGTATCCTTAGGAATTtctatccatcctttggatttttcaaatgtagttatttatataagacttttgtctcctttttaaagggctttgacctttgtattttttttttggttggctcaccatgttcttgtaacactgatgatgctcttgttacagagcgaaaatgTTTTGTTcacatgtttgtagccctttagggctttttaaactaatataccatttaccaagaagaaaattttttattaaatttcacttgtaattaatggtatacagccaactacaggaagttcttccttgtggattttcaaaacatatatcgatacatttttggcaaagtaacgtaagtgacatttttggcgaatcatgtttttccattaaacaaacgctcttattgtttagaaggtactgccggAGTGTTGTAAGCCTAGACATATTATGTTTGAATTAATTCTAGGCTTattacactttggcagtaccttctaaacaataatagctttagtttaatggaaaaacataaaatgtcacttacattactttgccaaaaatgtatcgatatgttATGTTATATCGGGTTCATATTTGGTTGCTTTATAAGTGCTGAAATGTCATTAAAACACCAGCCCAGTCACCAGATTTGAATGTTATTGAAAATTTGTGAcattaaaaaataacataaaTAGTACCCCAACTGTAACTGATAATAAAGAAGGATGTATAAAATATTAGCAATCATAGTTCACTGCCTTGTGTTTATTTTCTCATTCTTATTTAAAAGTTTGCTTTATCATTTTagctgatatcaaaatcatacatAAAATAATTCAAGGTATTTAAGTATGGTACATTAAAAACCCAAAACATATAGCTTGTGCTATGTTAGAAGACGTATAGTAACTTACTTTCAGTATCAGTATGTAATTATTTTCTAATCAATATTGAGCTAGTGACTGCATCATTTCAGAATTTAAGCTGTGAGTCACTCTAGGTGTTGTAGTAATCAGAATcagtaatataatatattattgttcataaaataggacttttcaacgcttctcatttgtttgaatattaatttatttactaaaaattaaaattccatcATGTTATGTCTAACAGCTGATTGTCATTTGTCGAGTTTGAGCAAACTGACCTTGAATTATGCCTTGAATCAGATgttcaggatgtgacgtcactaactttcactttgtgtcactaactgtcaagtttgatcaaataactgtcaattatttgatggtgagacggggcctttatatttttttacaatgcAATTTGAGATGAGATTTCAAAGTACATATTTGGATaaactgcttgaaacaaatttgaCACtcgtgaggtttttctccagtgtgtatcaTTAAATGGGATTTTAAAATACGATtttgagtaaactgcttaaagCATGAGTAAATTGCCTGAAACAAATGTCGCACTTGACAGGTTTTTCCTGTGTGTTACCAAATTAAATTTTAAGTGTTGTGCAAGAggaaactgcttaaaacaaagttAACATTTGTACGGTTCTTCTGCAGTGTGCACTATCAATTGTCTTTTCAAATAATCTGAACGTTTTCTTATtaagatggattcctcaagtatacTCCCAGTAGTGTTTGtatggctattcaatacataattcggcCTCCAAGTATTTTTTTGCTTTGAGTCTCAGGACAGAAATAATAATACCGCCGAAAAACATAATTCCAGCAGAAgaagacctgtgatagcctctaataaAGCCGTttctgtactattcaaggctcctgttatatttagaagcgctggTCTTTGTAGAGTGGTGACAGTGGTCATACAAGTTTGCAAAGCCGTCGTTTTCCACCACAGTTCTGAACCATAAGTGACTGTCGGTCCCATCATTGATGCATATAAGTAACAGAttacctttggtttcaatccccaggttttacctacaactcgtctgcagttggAGAGAAGTCGtttagccctattggttatattgttaatccagggttacccctagatacttaaccttattggttctttccagttctctccaaataatttcagcttactcagtccagtaagcttcatcttatttgtaaaggctaccaggCTATTTAAGGATCTTTCCTTAGCGGATTGGATTTTCTTTACAGGTTTTCAGTGCAGCCCTATGTGCTTCATGgaaaattagcttgttagtaaTAAATGATGAAAACGGGCGTGGGATCCTGAACTAAACCATCAATTCCACAAATAAATAAATGTActagtattatttttttaattactttacaTTTTTACAATGCAATTTGAGATGTGATTTCAAACTACCTATTTGGATaaactgcttgaaacaaatttgacacttgtgaggtttttctccagtgtgcgtcATTAAATGGGATTTTAAAATACCATtttgagtaaactgcttaaaacaaatattacatttaaaaggtttttctcctgtgtgtattctcaaatgtcttttcaaatgacCAGCATGAGTAAATTGCCTGAGACAAATGTCGCACTTAACAGGTTTTTCCTCATTGTGTGTTACCAAATGAAATTTTAAGGATTGTGCaagagaaaactgcttaaaacaaagttCACATTTGTACGGTTTTACTGCAGTGTGCACTATCGAATAATGTCTTTTCAAATAATCTGAACGAGTATACTGCTTGAAACAAAGTTCACATGTATAAGGCGTTTCTCCATTGTGTATTCTTAAATGTTTTTTTACACTTCCTGCGTCACTAAAtggcttcaaacaaatttcacacttgtaaggcttttctccagtgtgggtTCTCATATGACTTCTCAAATTATCTGCACGAGTAAactgccttaaacaaatttcgcacATGTATGGCttctctccagtgtgtattctcaaatgacCTTTCAAAGTTCCTGCTTCACTAAATCGCTTggaacaaatttcgcacttgtaagatTTCTCTCCAGTGTGTATCTTTAAATGATTTTTGAAATGTCCTGCTTTaccaaattgcttaaaacaaatttcgcacttataaggcttttctttgttgtgcactctcaaatgtctgtTGAAACAGCttaaggccggccattggtaatgttataagtatagccgatcccatcacctttataaagtacaccactcataatctagagcatatatgtataccgaaaaatgcttaacctactaacaatatatgTCGCTAGTTCCAGCCATATTTTTGTTATCCTACgtgttgtgtattgtttataaaaaaatgtgaaagttttgcttttttctcaataaatataagagcgtttatatctaaattacttaagtatttaaatgaatttcatgataaaattcCGTTTAGCACTACAGTAGAAGTAATGGAAGGAtataacgttaaaaaaatgtgaattaataaagtactttttgcgtggtgtacttttaaaatcaatttctgaaattaatagaaattggcatgtgaaacgtaaatattcgacatataatacgaatacagtataggaatctgtaagaatctaagctctgttaatgtagccattatgtataagatggcgctacgaaaaatattatatacatgtgCAAAATTCAGGAGCGGTATGgcccgtttgaaactttccttTGGAAATTTCGGTACTGTATAGAGAGTAATACCGTTTTGAGGGATGCGGGTGGTTCATTATTGCGTACTTGGAATAATATCAgggccccgtaaccgggcgtgcaacgcgtgcggtgCACGCGTGCGTAACCCCAatggggcgccaaaccgaaggattggtaaataagaaatatttattttaaatgagataatcattttttatatacaattttatttatttcatgaacagctagagaaatctcaaaaatcaaatattgtgttattactgaaaaaattattattattcccgtcctgaaatgttgaacgTACTCCgtctaaaatatattacattttattgtcccttcctaatttttttctttgaagtatgtagatagattgaattacgcttgccatatgaaaatcaaacatcaaatcacactccttgacgaCTAGAAACATAAATTAGTACCCATaacgcaacttagcagttttactcctataaagtgaatcttttactctaatgataattacccttaagtaaacacatactctatgaattatgattatgtatttaaCTTGGGTATTACCTTTtcccgtaaaattaataatgtattaataataattaaaattaataattaataaaattaatatgaaaCCATATGGTTGCTAGTTATGcagacaccctatataaaatttgtttgaaaactttgatataacaaaatattattgtttatttacttgaatgtatatttttaatttaatacacaGGGTGCTTCATTcatgttgcaaaaaaatttaaggggaaagacGCAAAATGTCGCCTCTCAAAATTTTCCTGTGTTttaaatgtgttcatttttttcgaatactgagaaaactaataagtatttttaaaaaaattaaacgcagaatgaaagaaaacgttattgccgagggccgacagtcccttagaataaataaaaagtttcttttgaattaaatatttgcaattcacTAAATTTTCTCTGTTTTCACTAAGTTTTCAGGAGAAGttttttcaggagaagaataggagaagttttaattgtaggacagtttaaaaatttggaacgtcagattacgaaaacgctccatgtattttttcgaacagaacttccaattggtTTGTTACTgtttaaactctcatgcaaaaatcatattgctatttatcaaaaatataattcctgccatttgacatgttcttcgtgttaaacttattaaaatgcccagttggtgataataccagtctgatttttgcataagagtttaatgaaatcgtaacaaatcagttggaagttctgtcagacaaaatacatggaacgttttcgtagtctgatgttccaaatttttaacctgttccacaattaaagcttcgcctgtttcagtgttcccgtacatcaaagtttgtccgactagacacagttaagttaaaaattttcagcttgttattaatcaacttcttttttgtacgcgAGATCCAAGCCTATAATTCAAATTTAACTTATAAATAAGTGATTTTTACTCAGGTCAGCCGTTATgatgaaacattttattttagggaatatagtatggtatagttagacccatacccagacatccaaagtgaaagttatcctccaacaccaaattgttctatatggtccacataatgttcagaaaaaagtcacaccattttgagcgtcgggtttgggggggagaggggggagaaatcggtaaattcgtagttttttacgtttttcgtcaatatttctaaaactatgcgatttagcatgaacaaccttctatacaaaattgttctacattaaatttgaaacaaaaaaggtcctatgcataacccttctaaaatgaacggttccaaagttacggaggtagtatgttataattggtccaaaaaaggcctaacccagacatccgaagtaaaagttttcctgcaacaccaaattgttctatatggtccacatatgagtgatcgcgtctaaccttaatttataccgtttttttttagttgttatatgcatgtttatccgatttttttgccggtacggcgagctctatttcaaaaatcttctagtttcctccaaataatattttttctagattttttgtgatattctaaataaaataagtttcttgacatttttctccaaagttaatggttttaaagttataagcgatttaaatccgaaaaatgccaaaacgcatttttggattttaaatcgcttataactttaaaactgttaactttcgagaaaaatgtcaagaaacttattttatttaaaatgtcccaaaaaatctagaaaaaatattttttggaggaaaactggagattttttaaatagagcgcgccgcaccgacaaaaaaatcggatggacatgtatatttaacaattaaaacacgacggtttaaattagggttagacacaatcactctttagaatcttcaagctgaatgtttaaacttcaatttaagaatctggcaacctcaaaagttctaatttaaatatgagtttttaggcctcgtaAATGAGTATTTTCGcacttttcagattttaaatcgcctataactcgaaaactatcaatttttgaaaaaaattacaagatacctttcttgtttagaatgacccactaaacttaaaaatatatgttccggggcaaaaaaacgtgatcttttctatttgtttataaaaattgtttaaacagtttctgcccaaaaattccgcccggcacccttcagatttgtttagaggggacatgtttgaataggaatccacaaagaaaccgaatcagaaattttcccagacgggagcggtctcaccacatggactaaaatagatttctccaatacttttggtttagattttaccacgagatacgagcacagtatttatccaagtaaaattttcagcgagaccccgtccttaaaccgcctactaaaaaattaaaagttcgcacctgatatataaaacgatttcgagtcATCTTAGCGAGGCCGCACCTGCATACTCTCTGTACTTAACTAAACTATCGACTCACTAAAAATTCTGCCGTTTGCGGCCTCGCTTAgatatctattgcgttatttctccgatagaggcagcatctctcgggaaagaatcttttctctctgttgcGCCGGCATTtggggacctctctttcatacaacggccggccttaaTACAGTAAATTCCTTTAAACATGTTTCACACTTATACGAATTTTTTCCAGCTTCTGTTACCAAAGATCTTTCAGATTTTGTTTTAATCTCTTTCGGACCAAACcctaaaataaaaatcaaattataaaactCTGCACATAGAAACAGTTcataaacaaaaaataacaaatctAGAATAAAGGAATAAAGTAATAACCACCCTAAGACAAAAGTTCAGGACATGATGTTTTGTAGATACTTTATCTTTAAAGTTTTTCTACAGTAGAGCTAGTTGCCAGTCATTTGGTGGAAAAATAAAGGGGGTTACTTGCTTATTTTATGGATTTCGGCATGCTCTTTCCGAATTTCAACTTTGCTACCTCGTACCTCCGCCTCTCGCGCCACCGTATTGAAAAAAATGGCGTCTAATAACATTGTTTGAGAACACTTAGATCCTTTTCCAcgaattttacaaaaaaaaaacggttacgttcaaatttaaaatagaaaaaatttcctacaatttatgtatttacaattttttctgTAACAACAATAGTATTCGCGTACCAGCGTCAGAAAGTATTATTCATCTACACCACCACTAGTTTttcgtatatttttctaaaatattctACTATTGCGGGAGGAATTAGACAAGGCGACAGTTTAAGCCTATTCATCTTGTTTAACCTACTCATGGGCAAAATTATAAACATAAATAATGTACAgagtattatttttttaattactttttatttttacaatGCGATTTAAGAAGTGATTTCAAAGTACCTATTTGGATAAACTGATTGGAACAAATTTGACACtcgtgaggtttttctccagtgtgtatcaTTAAATGGGATTTTAAAATACCATtttgagtaaactgcttaaaacatgAGTAAATTGCCTGAAACAAGTGTCGCACTTGACAGGTTTTTCCTGTGTTACCAAATGAAATTTTAAATGTTGTGCAAgagaaaactgtttaaaacaaattccaCATGTGTACGGTTTTTCTGCAGTGTGCACTCACAAGTGTCTTTTCAAAGAACTTGctttattaaattgtttaaaacaaatttcacacttgtagggtttttctccagtgtaTTTTCAACTCATTTGCTCTACAACACcgtttgaaacaaatttcacacttataaggcttttctttCCATGGTTTTCAACATGAACGAAGTCAGACTTACAGGCCTGTAGGATTTTGTTGAGATGCAATCGGTTTTTCCCGGTTTGGGAATAAACGTCACCCTTGCCCTTCTCCAAGCTTTGGGAATGAATCCAAGAACATGGATAGGGCTAAATATTGTGATCATGGGACCCATGATTATTTCCGGACCCTCTTGGAAAAGCCTAGGAAATATACCATCCGGTCCCGCAGTTTTGTAAGGTTCAAGAGTTTCAATAGCCTATCTGGCCTTGTGAGAACCAAAAATGTCGTCAGAGTTCAGCCATTCCCTTCAGGTTGGGTTATTGTTTGCTTGGTAAATGTTACTACCAGTAATTTGCGTCTACCCCGGAAAGTGAACACTTAAAATATGATCTACAGCTTCCTTCTCTGTGTCCGTATCCTTTCTGTTAAGCAATTTTATTGACTTGGGTTTGTTTATGTTATGTTTCTTGAGGATTCTGTTAACCTGGCACTTTAAGGTAcactttcaatgttttcacaAAATTCTCTTAAGGATCTTTCTTAGCGGATTGGATTTTCTTATTATGTATATGTTTTCAGTTTAGCTCTATATACTTCATGgaaaattagcttgttagtaaTAAATTATGAAAATGGGCGTGGGATCCTGGACTAAACCATCAATTCCACaaataaataaatgtacatagtattattttttaaattactttacATTTTTACAATGCAATTTGAGATGTGATTTCAAAGTACCTATTTGGATaaactgcttgaaacaaatttgacacttgtgaggtttttctccagtgtgtgtcATTAAATGGTATTTTAAAACACCATtttgagtaaactgcttaaaacaaatatcacatttaaaaggtttttctcctgtgtgtattctcaaatgtcTCTTCAAATGACCAGCATGAGTAAATTGCCTGAGACAAATGTCGCACTTAATAGGTTTTTCCTCACTGTGTGTTACCAAATGAAATTTTAAATGTTGTCCaagagaaaactgcttaaaacaaatttcacatttgtacgGTTTTTCTGTAGTGTGCACTCTCAAGTGTCTTTTCAAAGCACTTGCTTTATTAAatcgtttaaaacaaatttcacacttgtaccgTTTATcttcagtgtgcactctcaaatgtattttcaaatcaTTTGCTCgaataaattgcttaaaacaaatttcacacttataaggcttttctccagtgtgtgtcATCAAATGTGATTTCAAATTACTGGCTTTAGTAAactgccttaaacaaatttcacactcgtaaggcttttctccagtgtgtatctTTAAATGAATTTTCAAGTGACTGAGTGATGAAAACAGCTTataacaaatttcgcacttaaaACGCCTTTCTCTgttgtgcactctcaaatgtctgtTGAAACAGCTTAATACAGTAAATTCCTTCAAACATGTTTCACACTTGTATGAATTTTCTCCAGCGTCTGTTACCAAAGATCTTTCAGATTTTGTTTTAATCTCTTTCGGACCAAACcctaaaataaaaatcaaattataaaactttGCACATAGAAACAGCAGAtcataaacaaaaaataatagtctaagatacaGTATGGTTCATTTCTTGCTAAAAAAGTCAGTCAAagtaaaaaatgtttgttttgtctgatgaaaatcagtCCGAGATATCCGGaattccgggttatcggaggccgattTATCGGGGTTCCACTACACTTATTATAATaatcgattaaaaaaaattatttgtcaatTAAGGCGCTGTTTTctttattttcgtattttttaaataactatattttcTTTAGTATTTTTTTATCTTAATTGTGTGTTCacaggtattttatttttatttgtattacTAACCTAACAAGCGCACAAAAAAAGTGATGAAAAGGCCTATGCATCTATATTCGTTGCTAACACACTGTAAACAACGCTGTAAGCATGCATACTTGTACCAGTGTGCGTCTTGGAAGAGTGTTGCCATCGTATACGCTAAAAGCTGATTGGCTCCGCCATCTTTTGCTCAGATTTCCGGATTAATTTGGAAGGGGTAAACAGATGATCAGTTGTTTATTTTTCGTTTACTCTGGTTTAACCTCACTTAACTAGATAGatcgagaaatattaaattactATTACTATTACTATTATCCAGGTTGAAAAATGCCTTCCTCTAAGGTAAAAGGTTGCGAAGTCGATTGGGGAAAAATAATGTGAAAATGAATTCTTTCCCAAAAGAATCTGAACGACGGAAAGTATGGATTAAAAATATAGGGTTAAAACAAGATCCAAACAAATATGCTGTTGTTTGTGAAGTAAGTTCTTCAAGTAAAATTAATTGAGTATTTGCATTTGATGCATTctctttataatatttatatcattaaaaaatattgtattcaaTTTTTGAATGTTTAGGAACACTACTTCTGACATGTGGAAAAAAGTTAGACAAGATGGCAGCAGAAAATTAAAATGCAATGCTGTACCAACAATATTTAGAGAAGAAAGCGaaagtatttaattatttatattggttttttgtttattcACCAATTTAACACctatagatatttgtataacaagagagCGAAGTGCACCTTTTCCTCCCAAGAATAAAGTTTACTAGTTTActacagtaatcattcaagggaggaaaaggcacttctcccatgttatacatttttccacctccctcaaataagtcattttttcatttttaaaatgtttatataacTGTTGATTGAATACATGAATCATAATTGAATACAGGAATTTGTGTATTCAATCAACAATagaactaacaaaatttattagagaactaaaactaacaagtaggtacagtataactatcaaattattaatgaaaaatttttaaatcaaaataacaatttactgtttttaccattttgcaacatctataaataaaatttaaaatgtatggatacttacctaatagaaaatagagtaatagtatagggtgtcaataagttatttcatctaTGCTATGACATAGTATGACGTCAacatcacttttacttttactccctagggattAAAAGTACTTTGTTTCCCTAGGGAGAAAAAAATATGACTATGCTCCCTACAATGAGGCCAGGAAATGTATACTTTGGATAGAGTAGGTGGGAAAATCTGTTTTATTCAGTTATTGTGATTTGTTTCTTACAGACAATCGGTTTGTTCTAGCACGAGTTTCAAACGGTCTGAAACCattagcgaatagtggaccagcacgagtagaggggatagcactcgtaactgtattatgttctctcactgaccaactgtttgctgactagttcgactgtttgctagaacaaacctattattcaaACAAAATGTCCTCTACGTCAGACTGATCAgaattttaaaaatgtgtcatatcaatcaaatcaaaaaatttcaaaaattgttcCTGTAACCATTTTTAGTGGAAATAATAACAGTACTTATATTGGATAAGAGAACCACCCAATTCATTGTTAAAGTATGATAAACTAAAAGTTAAACAATTAGGCATGCACTTCATATTATATTTAATGAAATATAACCCACTGGTACTCGTACAAACTTGACGGCAAGCAAATgcaacaaatttttcctcatttattagtttttcactaccgttaagtttggaaacaagcgctgttgccaaataaaaacatatacagtcggaaaaatgaaagaatacccatgaacgatca from Diabrotica virgifera virgifera chromosome 3, PGI_DIABVI_V3a harbors:
- the LOC126882223 gene encoding zinc finger protein 235-like isoform X1, coding for MFKLEMELNQGCEDSTITKQNLLTSNKDEASLEKHVIKSEFEECKFESNNTEKSLSDAYCSNNIKIEEHKVLNCETSDPSENFAIQEVKTEIKKELEEHTLGVNSGCETQSNRTTTEKIDPNRDVKLEMGASTEIDDEKHCDSMKTSNLITKINKKRFGPKEIKTKSERSLVTEAGKNSYKCETCLKEFTVLSCFNRHLRVHNKEKPYKCEICFKQFGKAGHFKNHLKIHTGEKSYKCEICSKRFSEAGTLKGHLRIHTGEKPYMCEICLRQFTRADNLRSHMRTHTGEKPYKCEICLKPFSDAGSVKKHLRIHNGETPYTCELCFKQYTRSDYLKRHYSIVHTAVKPYKCELCFKQFSLAQSLKFHLVTHNEEKPVKCDICLRQFTHAGHLKRHLRIHTGEKPFKCNICFKQFTQNGILKSHLMTHTGEKPHKCQICFKQFIQIGSLKSHLKLHCKNVK
- the LOC126882223 gene encoding zinc finger protein 100-like isoform X2, whose amino-acid sequence is MFKLEMELNQGCEDSTITKQNLLTSNKDEASLEKHVIKSEFEECKFESNNTEKSLSDAYCSNNIKIEEHKVLNCETSDPSENFAIQEVKTEIKKELEEHTLGVNSGCETQSNRTTTEKIDPNRDVKLEMGASTEIDDEKHCDSMKTSNLITKINKKRFGPKEIKTKSERSLVTDAGENSYKCETCLKEFTVLSCFNRHLRVHNRERRFKCEICYKLFSSLSHLKIHLKIHTGEKPYECEICLRQFTKASNLKSHLMTHTGEKPYKCEICFKQFIRANDLKIHLRVHTEDKRYKCEICFKRFNKASALKRHLRVHTTEKPYKCEICFKQFSLGQHLKFHLVTHSEEKPIKCDICLRQFTHAGHLKRHLRIHTGEKPFKCDICFKQFTQNGVLKYHLMTHTGEKPHKCQICFKQFIQIGTLKSHLKLHCKNVK